The Vitis riparia cultivar Riparia Gloire de Montpellier isolate 1030 chromosome 3, EGFV_Vit.rip_1.0, whole genome shotgun sequence genome segment AAATTTCATGGACAATGGTGATGGTGTTTTTGAGTTTGAGCCCAAATCCAAAGCTCAGGTAACACAAATATTCAGAATCTGCATGAACATGAATATCACAAAAACTgcaaaacaaagagagaaaaagagagggaCAGAGAGACAGAGATACAGAGATGCAGAGAGGGAGCCACAACCTTGATCTGAGTTTTAATCTActtcatctttattccaatcAAAGTTTGCAGTGATCCCCAGCATGGAATTCAACCATGGATTGCTGTATTTCCTTGATCAAAGTTCTGGGAATAACTGTAGGAATCATACCTACATGTTTGAGGGAGACCCACACGGTCTGATCCCACAAGCCTCCTCAGCTCAGACCTCACCTTGTAGAAGACATGTCTCCAGCTACCCTTGTTGTGGCACCCCAGAATGGATGTCTCCTCCTCATTCATTTCCAGATCTTTGGCGAAAGTTGGCTTTCTGGAAAGGATCCAAGCCCAGCCCAAGTCCCACCATTTCCTCATGGAATTACCTCCAAATTCCCCCATTGATGGCAATGACTTTGATCTGGGGAACCTCCAGGATGATGGCGTAGAACATATGGGTTGCATTTTGAATGAGAAGGAAGACAGCCTCCTGCGCAGGCCTTGCTCCTTTGAGTCTGAGTGTGAGACTGGGAGCCCATTGGTCTTGAAGCTCTGGAAAATGGAGCTCATGGTGGAAGCAGCCAggcggaggaggaggaggaggaggaggagggggagGAGATGAGGAAGAATGCCGGTGGAGATgtaaatagaaaagaagaaggaagagaaggTGAAATGTAGTGTTCACAGCTGGGTTTGTTATAGTATTACAGGCTGTTTTATTCGGTTGTAGAGAGAGGGGTGGTGGGGTATGTGAATGTGATTCCATTCATTGTTTTACACCACTAAATCCTCCCATCATCATGGGAGGGCTTTTCTcgagaaaatttatatatatacataaatgagattaagatacaaattaattagattaaatatatgtatataatacaaataaagTAACATAATTACTCTTATTTCAAAAATGTATGTTCAAGTAATGAAATTAGGGTACTAGATCGGGTTCAATTGCATACGAGATAGCTCTTATTAATggtattttttcaatttgttatataaaaaaaaatgtatattcaATGCGTTGAAGTAATGTAATTAGGATATTAGAACGCATACAATAGATTGAGATGAGGTCGAATGCATACGTGACATCTCCTGATTGGTAACTCGTTATAactatttatgcaccaaaaagTGGATGAAGTGTTCTTAAGCACATGCTCCTCCAAATTGAAAATACTCGATGCCAATTTTCAAAGAATGTAGCTTCTGAGGTGATTCCTTGATAAAACTACTTTTGTTCCATGGCCGACCAATATTATATATTAAGCTCATTTTGATTAATTCTAACACTTCTTTTAAAGGTTAGAATTTGAACCCATAATCTATTCTCGAACTACAATTAGGGTTTGCTTGCATGTTACGAATTTAAcccacaattttaaaaataatgatttgctagtatgtttatataattgttttttaaaataattttttaaaaataagtgaaaacaactaaaattaattaatatttttaaaaacaatttttatggctgtgaatgggaatgggaatgggaatgaCAAACGTGGGAAGAAGGCATTAGGCATCAACATCCTGTAGTAGGACCAATCTACCTGTCTCTCTGCCTGCTGCCGACATTTTTATGCTTTCTTCAATCTCAAAACTTTGTGGCCATTTTCAATTGGtctttaatcttaattttatgAAGAACTTGTATTTGGGTCCTTCACTCTTACTCTGCCCAAGGGTAAAATcgagaataaaaaagaattaaaatatcgtaaaaatgattttattttcccgcattccaaacataattttaatatcttcCGTTGAATTTTAGTATATAATTTAGATATagtttcaaatataataatattgtttgtATTGTCGGTATATTAtcattctcatttcattttcGTATCCTCCTCACATTTTTATATGCCGTTGGTGAGTACAAAAGCCGACACAAAAAAGAGGGGCCCATTTTTACTTTACGTAAGGCGGGTGGGCCAGTTGTGTAAAGGAATATTCCAAAGATTTGTTGGTATCCAGTTCCCATCGCTGAGGCCGAGGCCCATTGGATCATTGGGTTAAATTGGTTTGTTGTATTGTGTATATAGGCCCAGGGCCCAATGAACTAATGGGCTTGATCCTGAGTAGGAGGCCCGCTGTCACTGAAGACGCGTTGCAGCGATGAGCTCTGAGATCTCCTGagaaggaagagagagagatctCTGGGGAGGAAAGCTTGAGTGTGAAGAAATGGAGTATAGGAAGCTCAAAGATCTGGTATTCATCTTTCGGATCTTCGAAAATGTTGAAATcgacatttttcttcttctttttgatGTTTTGATTTTCTCTTTCACTGCTTCGCTCAGTGGAACGGAATTCGAATTTGTGCTTATTCAATTTGACGGCATTTGCATTAATTTGGTCGGTTTTTACGCAATTTCTCATCTGTTTGGCCTTTCGATTGTCAAATTTTCGGTTGAAATACTCTCCTGGCTTGTCCATTGAATCGTGCTTCTTAATTGATTTAACAACTGGAAAGTTAATACTGTTTGAAAAACCTTTGCTGCATTTCGTTAACAGTCTCCAATTTGAAATAGTCGAGTTTTGATTTCAGTGAGTTTGTGTACACTTAGTCTGATCGAATATGTTCGTTTCTTGTTGAATCATGGCCGTTGTATGTGAAATTAAATCTTAATGTTTTGTGTCTTTACTTCAAATCTTTAAACatagcgtttttttttttcaattaattagtaagCATAACCTTGAACAACAGTTTTTTCAGATTGTTTATTGTGGATTTGAAACTTTGCAAGGCTGATTCCTTGTTGCTTTAATGTTTCAAATTATGTGTAATTTGTAGGACAAAGATGATGGTGCAGTTGGTGATGATATAGAGAGCCTACGAGGGAAAGCTCTTTCTGGTGGTATGTTTTTCCATAAAGCTCAACTTGAACTTGATCCAGCACCCAATGAGtaattcatcttaattttcGGGGATTCATGAGCCACTACATTCAGATGGTCCTTATTATTGCTATTGATCTTGCAGCTCATACAAATAATATGGCAACCTTGGGAGGCCACTCAATTGACCGCACCAAGTGGAAGCGCAAGTAAGAGCTATCATTTTATTCTATTATCATGTGCAGGAActattatttactttttgatttctttctcatGGAATTAGGTCCATTGTTACACTTGCATTGACTGTTCTTACGAGTTCACAAGCCATACTAATTGTCTGGTCCAAGAGAGCCGGAAAGTACGAGTATAGTGTGACAACTGCTAATTTTTTGGTGAGGAAATAGATTTCTCTTTTTGAGGATAAATGATGGGTGTCAAGTTAATGAATTGTATTTCAAACTTCACCTTCTGTTTCCTATTCCTGAAATTAGGTGGAGACTTTGAAATGCGCATTATCACTAGCTGCCCTGGTAAGGATCTGGGGGAATGAAGGTGTTACTGATGATAACAGGTTACCtttcttttgttatttgttttttttttttcctgttcaTTTCCTTTGTCATTTATTCTGTTAGCCATTAATACGAGGCAATGACTTATCTTCtggtttttttcttatttcctttaatTGTATATGCTGGATGTATGTTTTATAACTATTAACAAAGATCAATTTGAGGGTCAAGATTAAAATCCCTCTGGTTGAAGGCTTCATTTCTGTGGTGAAGGGGTTCCTTTGAGGAAGGAAACTTGTTATTTTGGGATTTCATTGATAGGTTATTGTTAGATTAGGCCCTTGTTTGTTGCTgccatttcctttctttttctggGTGTTCTTTGTATACTCCGGCATGCTAGGATTTGCCCCCTTTCAgcttctttaatatattttcttgattatcaaaataaaatggattttgtttgaatttttttttttaattcttattagattttaaaaacttttctgATAGGAGTGCTATGTTCTGCAACTCATGTATGAGGTTGTTATAATTGGTGTTGATGTACTCTCTTGGCTTAAAGCTTTTAGGCAAGCTAAAGATGGATTTGTTGGTTTTACGTTTAGAAGTAACTGGTTAACCTAACCCATAATACATGCATCAAATGGATGGTATTATCCTATTGAGTTGGCTTATCAGCCTGGTAGGTAATCTCTGGGGAGAAATTGTTAATTGGTTGCATTATCTTGATTGGTTGATTCTGTTTGCAACTTCAGTACctaatctaaatttaatttcaattgatTTGGTAGCTAGAAATGAATTTTAGCAAAGCACTTTTGTAATGGCTTGTTCTTGTGTATCTCCTGCTATTTATTAGGTTGAGTTCATCATTGGACGAAGTTATCGTTTTCCCTATACCTGCAGCACTTTACCTCGTTAAAAATTTACTTCAGGTTGGTTGTGGtagtttgtttattttcttttattttttatttttaaaattttatagtaGTTTTTGTCTTCTTGTTTTCCAAAAGTTGAGTGAatatattttctcctttttgttgCAGTATTACATCTTTGCATATGTAGATGCTCCAGGTTATCAGATACTAAAGAACCTGAATATCATCAGCACTGGTGTGTTATATCGAATTATTCTCAAGAAGAAGTGAGtccttttcatttattatacTGGATATTCTCCCTTGCACATGGAAAGTTTACAAACTACCCATACTAAAGTATTTTACTGCAATGACAAACAATGGTAATGCCATTTGATATATTGGTTGTCTTACTggtatttcctttattttaggAGAACAAATAccagaaaaataaagagaaataaatgaataaatatagtTCTTTTCCCTTTAATATGTTCTTGAGCTAACAatgtttttcataaatattaaatgtatccatgactttaagaaaataagatttgagcTGCTTTTTGGCTGTTTGGACAGCAATGGAATGTGAATTTAGCTGTTATTTTATCCACAAAACTGGAAAAAGCCAAGAAGATACACACATAGCTAGGACTTTGTGAGTTCTTATTAGTCATTTtgcttaattattttctttcaggTTAAGTGAAATACAGTGGGCAGCTTTCATTCTACTATGTGCTGGTTGCACTACAGCACAACTTAATCCCTCGTAAGACTGATTCTGACTATCTTTTTAATTGCATCCTGCAATTTGGTTTATGCAAAGTTTGTTTTTTGGCATATGGAATTACTAATTTTCTGtttcattaagaaaaatttCTAGTTTTTTGGGCATATCTACCTCTAAAATCTCAATCCCCATGATTTGTTGACTGCATATATGGttaatcatttaaaaactttGAAGTGCTAATTAATTCCTGGAATTTGTATACCTTTTTGGTGTTCATTTAATGTTTATACAATTGGAAATGACCCTATTCTTGCAGTTCTGATCATGTTCTTCAAGCACCTTTTCAAGGTTGGATGATGGCCATTGTAAGTTTGTTCACATTCTGATGATCCAggaaattgaaacaaaaagttGTGAAATATCCTTCGCTTATAATTATAATCATAAcagtgtttttcttatttaggtAATGGCACTTCTAAGTGGCTTTGCTGGAGTATACACAGAGGTAAATTTTTAAAGACATTTTGAAATCCAGTTGCCTGGGTTGCAGTTCCTGTCTAAAGCATCATTTCTACTTAAATGATTTCCTCAGCTGAGTGGTCTACATAGTAACTTTTATTAATGTGTGTGCTTCTGCATTCCCTAGGCCATAATTAAAAAGCGTCCATCAAGAAACATAAATGTGCAGAACTTCTGGTTGTATGTCTTTGGGATGGTCTTCAATGCTGTTGCAATAGTGATTCAAGATTTTGATGCCGTCATGAACAAGTAACTTATTttgctattttctttttattctgcTCATGCTTTCAGTTCTTGTAAAATCTGCATGAAGTTTAAGCCTGATCAGGTATGCAAAGTTTCAAACATGGGAGATGCTAATAGCTGACATCAATTTCATTCATATTATCATGTAAAACAATATTCACTAACTCGGATGATGATTGGAtcattatttatgaaaattcaGCCTGCCTATTTGGATAATTTCTTTTCCCCAATGAAAGGAGCTCTATCTATCAGTAGCATTGCCTCCAAACTACTTTGGCTTGTTCATTTACTCTCAAGTCACCAAAATATACTTCTAGTTTGTTTCtgaattatatttattcttaattcaCCAAAATATACTTCTATTTTGTTTATGAattataatttatcaaaaaGGTGGAAGATAGAGGAAATTAGTTGCAAGTTAATAAGCTTCTTAATTACAAATTATATCCTTTTACCTGTTTTTGGGTGTGGCTTTTATCGCATATTCTACATATGCCTCTTTAAACCAATATATATAAACcaataaatatacatatatattgtcttAGTTTTAAGATCTTATCAACCCCTAACTTTAACTTCACAAgcttctttgtttttgttcagGGGGTTCTTCCATGGATATTCATTAATTACAGTTCTCATGATTGTCAACCATGCACTGAGGTATTTAAAACTTCTTtgtttcaataaatttattggtAGTTTGTTTTCTTGCACATAGTAGATGTACTTTTCATATCAGAGCTACCACTGATTGTGCTTTTTATATCAGATGTATCAGTAAATGTACTTCTTACTCTCAAACTCAGGTTTTTGAGTAGTGACAACTGGAGCTTAAATAGCCCTTCTGCAAATAAACTCTAATAATGACGAATAGTATAAAATTAAGCAATGGTTGCTATAATCGACATATACCATCTCATGTTCCTGAACAATTATGTTTGCTTATATTTAGGTTCCACCCAGAGGCTGGTTTTATCCTTTAGATTAGCCATTATAAGGCTCCTTTCATAGGAGTGAAAGAGATCAACTTTTGAGTCAATGAAAGGaaattgcctatcaaaaaaagaaagggaaaaacaagAAGTTAAATGTGAAGCAAGATACAGCATGAATCCAAAAAACTAAGCTGAGCTGATTAAGGTTTCTGAAAATGGTCGTTATAAATCTCCATCGTGATTGCTCCTTTAGGCTAAAAAGAGGAACAAAAGAACAACTAGCCTTCCCATTTACTGTACAGTACACCCAGTTGTTTGTCGCCTCTTTCCAAGCAGGCATGTCAAGATTCTTGTGCCACAACCTCTATTTATCCTGCATGGTAGGCATATGCCAAATTTTAACTTTAGAAGACTAACCTTGCACCTAaatttttggtttggtttgcCTGGAGCCCTTTTATCCCCAAAATGTTCTCCTTAGCAGGACCTAGACCAATTAAAAGAGCATATATCCCAGCTCCAAttgagttaaataaataaatggcagacatataaattaataacattacAAAGTTTTCTAGATTAGTGactatttctttttctcacGAGTTCTGGCTGCTACATATCATCTACATCCATTCTGAATCATACCAACAATTTGTTGTTTTTCACAGTGGAATTGCGGTGTCTATGGTAATGAAGTATGCTGACAATATTGTGAAGGTAAAACCAAGACTATTACTTCTGAGCTTTGACCCTAAGTCAGACTTACTTGAGGATGTGTTACAGAGTGTTGATCAAATCCGGTTCACATTTTCTCTGTTCACAATGGAGCTTCGAATATTTAGTTAGCTCTCCCACCTTTTGCAGGTGTATTCTACCTCAGTGGCGATGCTCCTCACCGCACTTGTTTCTGTAtttctgtttggttttcatctcTCCCTCGCCTTCTTCCTCGGCTCAACGTGAGTACTTCTTGTTACAAGACATAGTTGCTTCAATTATAAACCATTTATCAGATGACGAACCGCCTAGTGTTTTTTATCCCACTAATAATTAACCGATCCCATGATTGCCCATCCAAATAAACTTTAACAGGTTTGTGAAGCAAATTAAAAACGGATTTAATTCCTTGATCCTAACCAATTTTATCTATTTCTGATTTCAGCGTTGTCTCTGTCTCAATATATTTGCACTCCATTGGAAAGCTGCAAAGATGATGACCGACGTTGCCTTGCCACCATCCTTGCCCACTCGAGAAGCTGTGAAGATAAAGGACCAACTTCCATTTGCTGCCTCGCCAACTGAGCTGTTCACGAAAACACCAATGGCGTGAGATCTTTTGTTCCATTTTACTTCCAATTAATATTTGATGTTACCAATTCAAAATATAGATTA includes the following:
- the LOC117911328 gene encoding uncharacterized protein LOC117911328; this translates as MSSIFQSFKTNGLPVSHSDSKEQGLRRRLSSFSFKMQPICSTPSSWRFPRSKSLPSMGEFGGNSMRKWWDLGWAWILSRKPTFAKDLEMNEEETSILGCHNKGSWRHVFYKVRSELRRLVGSDRVGLPQTCRYDSYSYSQNFDQGNTAIHG
- the LOC117909186 gene encoding CMP-sialic acid transporter 4-like, whose amino-acid sequence is MEYRKLKDLDKDDGAVGDDIESLRGKALSGAHTNNMATLGGHSIDRTKWKRKSIVTLALTVLTSSQAILIVWSKRAGKYEYSVTTANFLVETLKCALSLAALVRIWGNEGVTDDNRLSSSLDEVIVFPIPAALYLVKNLLQYYIFAYVDAPGYQILKNLNIISTGVLYRIILKKKLSEIQWAAFILLCAGCTTAQLNPSSDHVLQAPFQGWMMAIVMALLSGFAGVYTEAIIKKRPSRNINVQNFWLYVFGMVFNAVAIVIQDFDAVMNKGFFHGYSLITVLMIVNHALSGIAVSMVMKYADNIVKVYSTSVAMLLTALVSVFLFGFHLSLAFFLGSTVVSVSIYLHSIGKLQR